The following DNA comes from Clarias gariepinus isolate MV-2021 ecotype Netherlands chromosome 7, CGAR_prim_01v2, whole genome shotgun sequence.
taaaatggtcATTCCAGACATTGTTTAgaagaacagcgtactttgattttaaagttaattagagatggaaaaacatacaaagaagtgcagaaattGATAGGCtactctgctaaaatgatatcaaatgctttaaaatagagaccaaaaccagaaagctaTTAGCAAGACGCCcccgcaaagtcccattgttgaaaaaaagacatgtgctaAAGAAgttacagttcgccaaagaacacactgactggcctaaagagaaatggcgcaatattttgtgaactgatgaaagcaagattgtcctttttgggtctagaggccacAGGCAGTTTGTCAGGCGACCCCCAAACACtaaattcaagccacagtacactgtgaagacagtgaagcatggaggcacgagcatcatgatatggggatgcttctcgtactatggtgtggggcttatttatcacatttcagggatcatggatcaattcaaggacatcagaatacttaaagaggtcatgtaGCCTTATGCCGAaaaggaaatgcccttgaaatgggtgtttcaacaagacaacaaccccagacacaccagtaagccagcagcatcttggttccagaccaacaagattaacgttatgaagtggccagcccaatccttagaccttaatccaattgacattaaaaatgctgtttctgtaacataaaatgctgtttcttgAGCTGGAATACCTGTTCAAAGGTGCCAGAAGTTGGTTAACTCCATGcagcacagatgtgaagcagttctcagaaaccatggttatacaactaaatattaatttcacaagaaagattaaacttcaggcatttttgtttaaactgtaaattcataactttataaagatgaatgatgacactgctatttttttgaacagactaatttgttttttttcactttctgtaaactaataatccatttagcacatttttcttcatgttctgattcagaatagaacctgcagggtgtccaatgcatttgtgtgatttaaataaaaagttattatatggatatggagctttactcacttttttcaacacactgctatttttttgaacacaactgtatataaAGTTATTCTATATCAACTAAGTACATGTGAAATGTGTTCCACATCCCCCAGAAGCAGGTACCAGTGGTGTTATCATGCATGCTGCTTTTTGGCTAAATCCCAGATATTGCTTTATGACTGCTTTATTGCTATACTGAAACACACTGAAAATAGGtgacaatgtaaaaatattttttaatctttattttatattaaatactcATGCTTTCGAACTCAAGTCCATTCAAGTCCAGCAGCTTATTAAGTCCTAAAAAACAAGATCACTCGTCTGAGTCTAATCCCTTAGTGTGCTATACCATTCCACTCCACTGTAAAGATGAATACACCACCTCCTCTCCTATTTCCTCTCCGCTGTCCCTGGTATCCTGTGGTGAGCAAAGTATCACTGTTTTCTTTACATTGGATCCCAGCCTCGCTATAGCAAAAACGTCAAAAATCGGTAGCTTTTCATCCATCGCCAAGCATAGGGCAATGAAGTGAGCATGAAAGCGGAGTGGATCACCTAAAAGAACACAAGAATATCCATTACTTTACTAATTACCAAGTTAATTGTGTAATAGCAAGAAGCAGAATAGAATGTTCCTGACGTACTTTTAGAAGATTAAATAATCGAGTAGAAACATTTCCATTCATACTGATCTCACCTGGATACACCAGATAATCTCCCCCAAACTTCCCGGCTGCAGTTAGGTAGAAGCCTTTTCCCCTAAGATCCTTATAAACCCGGAATCTTGTCTCTGAGCGCTGGTCTCTAGGCAGTGGCCAATCGGCAGCCAGGAAAGCATGTTCCTCTGGACAGTGACTGAAGCCGGCACGAGCAGTGCAGAGTTGGACAGCCATGGCAGAACGAGGGAAAGAGAAACTCTTCTCCAGAGATTCAAGTCTCTTTCTTACTGCCTGCTCTGCTCCCTCATTACCTGTGTGATCTTAgtgacaagacaaaaaaaaaaaaaaaacattcagtctTCATGATAAatagaactttttaaataatattggcATGATGGAACTTTTGATTTAACGGAACACTGAAAACTTTGTTACAGATAACTGGTAATACTATATGTTGTATAACAAATGCTTTAAAGCATCACCAAAACTCTTGAACTCGTCtcgtcttatatatatatatatatatatatatatatatatatatatatatatatatataataaaagataAGATGAGTATACTATATAAAAACTGTCTATGTCAGCAGAACTCTGCATTTACTACTGCAATTAAAATCAGATATGATCATAAGCGTTAACAGCTCGTGTAGGCTAAAatgcattttgaaataaaacaaggaGCAGTCAAATTTTTTCTCAGTTTGTCGGAGCCACGATtgaactgcctgcttcacatttaAAACCCTGGCCTCTAAGGAACTCTATTTTagggcccaaacatgtggaaatggcttggagtgtgTCGGGACAGAACAGGGTATGTGGCAAtaatttgcaccattcaaatgtttatctgcagctaagagtcccatcatcatactgtgcttgaaattttttttgtaaatgtcaatcaatttCATGCCTTCTTTCACGACAAATTTCATCacttgacttgaacgcccctcgtaatttaattatttagagATGACAATTCATTTGCATTAATTAAGTGGTACAcatgttttgcatattttttaaaatatactccTATACTTTACAGAAAGGGCAAATATTTGGTgcaattttacattatttgaaaactgtaattatatttattttaggaaagcttttttttgccggaaagctttttttttttgcttattcctgtaaataaaaaaattcagacaCACACTAGTCTTGGTTCAGAGTGAATGCATTGATATTATGTTTAGTATTTAATATACTGTGAAGCGTCAATCACCATTCTGTTTCTCATTCATTACTCTTTGCAGTACAGTCTTCTTGTCCTCCAGGGCGAGAGCACACTGCTCCTCATAACTCTGATCTAGTCTGGCTTTGTACAACTCAACTGCCTTCGAACGAACTTCTTCACTTTCAGGCAgctgtggaaataaaaaaaaaaaaaaagacaatggaaaaaaatggtTAATTATGGGTGCAAagaatatattaacattatagtTCTAACAAAGGTATAATACTGAAGCTTTGATTTCCCAACTTTAGGATTAAACAGGATACACTTAGGCATGATTAAGTGTATGTGCAATAGACCATGTCATCCCAGACATTTCTTAGACCatccaccatgaccctgaccagaataaagcatttactggaaattaatgaattaaattttattactgCTCTCGGGAAATAAAAGTTTTTGCTTCACAAAACAGCATCAGAGGTACGAAGATCTAACATATTGGTGCTACATTTCCAAATAACCTTCCAGCCTCGTGCCTATTGTTTCCTTAGAAAGTCTCCCGGCCCCCCTGCGACAATGTATGCAGGATAAAGGGGTATAGATGACGATATCAGCTAAACTTCTGTGTATTTATTGTCATGCACACATCTCACACTGTTGTGTATTGCAGATGATGTAGTTCTGTATTGCACTGTGGTCCTAGAGAAATGACATTTTGTTCCActatgtgcaagctacacagTGTAAAggaagaaacacaaacacatttgacaCACAAATTGTTTGTGCACTGTTTGTCACCATAAAATTGCTTTAATTGTGGGTGGCACGTAATGTGAATTAAAATCAAACACTTTGATGCTTCATTTCTCATCAGTATCCAGCTCTggtttaacttttaattttttggggTACTTTGGTCCATCTTTGTGCCATTCGACACACCGGGCATTTGATACTCCACACCCTGGATATATATCTGTCGTTTCTGTGCCGATCAGGTTGCCAGATCGACACCCAATTGTCACGGGGGGGTTTGGAGACAATCCCAGTGCACGAGGCAGAGTCTATCCTGGACGTGGTgaaaatccatcgcagggcacacacactcacacatcccttcacacacactatggaccatttgggaacaccagttagccgaatctgcatgtctttggactgtgggaggaaaccagaataccacCGAGCAAACACCTCGCTACACCATCTGGTTTTAATGGTTACCTCTTTATGTCGTATAGCAGTCGCCTTTCCAGTCTCCAGCAGCAGCCTGGCCTCCTCCTGCAGGATTTCAAGAGGTCTTCCCAGTCTGACGTTCTGCCTTGGCTTTCTCGCCAGAGACCCCACAAGAGTCCCGATCACCCCGGCCTCTTCTCTACACTTTCTAATATCGGCTGCCCTCCACAGCAAAGGCGTGGATCCGCAGAAGCTTATGTGAACAGTCTGATTctcctcattcacacactcactgtgtTTATCAGACTGGATACTTGGTTCTGTTGCACTCCAGTCCATGGCAGCAACTCTAATTAAACTTGGGTATTTAAATATAACCAGCTTGGTCTACTGAGTGCATTCAGTGATTATTGATTAAAAGGAAAGttgaatatataataataataataataataatatctgagTGCCTATGCTTTGGATTGACCACATGGACAGCACGTGAGGGTGTTGTTTAGAAGTTTAACCATCAAACATTTAAGTCTGAAATTAAACCTACCTGAACACAAAACAGCTCGGGTGCATTTAATATGAATTTTATTACACTACATTTTATACTACCTTTTCTCTAACAACAAACTAAACCGATTAATTCATACTTTCTACCCAAGCCGACAgcagtattttgtttatttccgCGTTTCCGTCCATCACGTGATCCATTTTAACCAATGAGCGTGAACAAGAAATGCCCGCCATTGTATGTCAAAATAAAAGCGTGCGACGTTACtgcttattttaattttaaataaataaattaaataaccaACATTATTAACCAAAATACACGGGAAACGAAAATGTGTACCATTGTGGAACCAAGACTGTGCACCAttctcattaaaataaatttaagttaaaattcatactcagtcatacacaatacaaCATAGagtaaaatgcttacacgactgctcGTGATCTTAAAATCTAAAtgatcaataagaaataaattagctgcagagaaaaaatagaacaaaatataaaatataggctataaaaatattttaaaagcctagctgtacagataaataaactaaaataaaataaaaatactagaTTAGGTCCAATGGAGAACTGAAGTAAGGAATAAGTcaaaaacattcacattttGAATGTAAAACTTAACCTCATGGTGTCATAGGTAAGACCTATTAGCTCCTTGTGCTGAGGTTGCAGGGTGTTGCTGTAATCATACGGATTTTCTCTCAGTTTTCTGCTGTATTGCTTGTTGGCCGCAGTCAAATATGCACACACTATGGGTGCCAGAAAGTTCTTTGTATTGTCAGCAAAGAGTGTATTTAAAACCATAGGTCAGTTGCTCTGTGTCATGATCATGTcccatactttaaaaaaaaaagaaaaaaaaaggcatcatTACGTATGTCATATTGAGACCTACAGACACAATAGAAACACATTAGGGCACATtatgccctctggacctgtctgattcatcctggtgccccgcttctggtgggagatcttgtcacatggatgccccgtgtgtctctttgggatgcgtccggtgtctggggacgggtttcactctaccatgaagacgattctggcctcaactgatgttgacagctgtttctctgaggatttgacctggctgcagttgctcaatagttcaggattggaatttcctacgagtctacctgagcctccaataccTACCTGgattccatattaacatcaattaacataaactgttatagctgaactgcctgccacctaacacactgtatgaatgcagagcaattcctgctctctgtttcacccgaATGAGAatgtgttccctgttgagtctggttctttgaatttaattgaattagcATGTTGCAGTTAGAACATGGGAAAacgcaaaatttactttttagtcatttttagccCCTTGGGTGGTCTCCAGTATgtgtatacaaacaaaaaacacaagggaaaaaaataattccctacttttgttgtcattttaacatttttggattaaccagggtttaaacaagccaattagattttcccctAATTTGACCTCATATATGAATATTTCCTTccctggcttgttgctcaggtctgctgttctctggagagaagaacatttacataaattaaataaattatctgAGGGGAATTCaggtggagcattaacacaACAGGTGGAACTCTGAGACATGTTAAAGACATAGTCAAATGAATCATCATGCCATAAAGTCGCATGTTCTACCCACGCCTGCATGGATTTCCTCCCACCTCCCCAAAACATATtgttagatacagtatatttgctGCTCATTTTCAAGTGGCTCATTTTAGGTATTTCGGTAAAATTCCAGACCACATAAATAGGAGTCTTTCTTCCCCAGGTTAAATCTTTAACACTACTAAAAATAATACTTATCCTGTTTATCACCATAAAgaagtcatatacagtatgggaGTGGTCAGGGCATGTTATATAAACAGACATTTCCATGACTGGTGAACGTATGCCCACTAATGTGTTTATGACGGTTAATAAGGATTAAAGTGCTCTGAATGTAGGTCAGCCGTACGAGCATCTGCAGCATGGCCATGTGGGATTACTGTTACTTATTCCACATACATGTATCAACACTGTTCACATATCACTTGTGCAGATGGGGCCAAAGACAGGTAAGCTATTTAAGTgcttatatgttttttattttattttgttttatttttcaattgacTTTGAATAAGATTTTTCCATTGTTTGAAACATCCACATTAAAGTAAACCTGTGTTAACCTGTGCTTAAAACAAATTCTTCTCAGCTTTTTATCCCTTGCCAATGCTAAAAAGTAGTTTTAACTGCATAGATGTAAGCGTACATCCAATTACTTTCAGGTTCCCACCAACATCTCTCACCTATGCATGTAGTTTACTTTGCTAACTAGCAGGATTTAATGCCTGTTCGCTTTCCCCATCCTCCTGCCACATCCTGTCACCAGTATGACCTCACAGATTCCAGTGCCAAAGCCTTCATATTCCCAGGTTAGGGAAACCCTGGTAAAGACTATTCCGCCAAAGGTAATCTGCTTGCTAGCCTGTGGGGGAAGAGACTGTCGCTATGAGGGGCCGCTGTGCTGGCGACCAAGTCAACAGGCCATTAAGGGGGTCTTCTCTAGCTGGTGAGGATCCTGTCTTAGAATGTTTGCAATATTATATGTAGTGGTGGACAAAAGTAATAAGACAACATATTTCATGTATTATAgtaaacaggtgatgtcactaattagctCTAATCTGAGTGAAGAGTTACTCATTAGAATCAACTCCTTTA
Coding sequences within:
- the tsen34 gene encoding tRNA-splicing endonuclease subunit Sen34, yielding MDWSATEPSIQSDKHSECVNEENQTVHISFCGSTPLLWRAADIRKCREEAGVIGTLVGSLARKPRQNVRLGRPLEILQEEARLLLETGKATAIRHKELPESEEVRSKAVELYKARLDQSYEEQCALALEDKKTVLQRVMNEKQNDHTGNEGAEQAVRKRLESLEKSFSFPRSAMAVQLCTARAGFSHCPEEHAFLAADWPLPRDQRSETRFRVYKDLRGKGFYLTAAGKFGGDYLVYPGDPLRFHAHFIALCLAMDEKLPIFDVFAIARLGSNVKKTVILCSPQDTRDSGEEIGEEVVYSSLQWSGMV